The Peromyscus maniculatus bairdii isolate BWxNUB_F1_BW_parent chromosome 6, HU_Pman_BW_mat_3.1, whole genome shotgun sequence genome has a segment encoding these proteins:
- the Pklr gene encoding pyruvate kinase PKLR isoform X2 — protein sequence MEGPAGYLRRASVAQLTQELGTAFFQQQQLPAAMADTFLEHLCLLDIDSEPVAARSTSIIATIGPASRSVERLKEMIKAGMNIARLNFSHGSHEYHAESIANIREAAESFATSPLSYRPVAIALDTKGPEIRTGILRGGPESEVEIVKGSQVLVTVDPEFRTRGDARTVWVDYPNIARVVAVGGRIYIDDGLISLVVRKIGPEGLVTEVEHGGVLGSRKGVNLPNAEVDLPGLSEQDLLDLRFGVEHNVDIIFASFVRKASDVAAVRAALGPEGRGIKIISKIENHEGVKKFDEILEVSDGIMVARGDLGIEIPAEKVFLAQKMMIGRCNLAGKPVVCATQMLESMITKARPTRAETSDVANAVLDGADCIMLSGETAKGSFPVEAVKMQHAIAREAEAAVYHRQLFEELRRAAPLSRDPTEVTAIGAVEAAFKCCAAAIIVLTTTGRSAQLLSRYRPRAAVIAVTRSAQAARQVHLSRGVFPLLYREPPEAIWADDVDRRVQFGIESGKLRGFLRVGDLVIVVTGWRPGSGYTNIMRVLSIP from the exons ATGGAGG GGCCAGCGGGATACCTCCGGCGGGCGAGCGTGGCCCAGCTGACCCAGGAGCTGGGCACCGCCttcttccagcagcagcagctgcccgCAGCTATGGCAGACACCTTCCTGGAACACCTCTGTCTCCTGGACATCGACTCAGAGCCTGTGGCTGCTCGGAGCACCAGCATCATTGCCACCATTG GGCCAGCATCTCGCTCTGTGGAACGCCTCAAGGAGATGATCAAGGCCGGGATGAACATTGCTCGACTCAACTTCTCCCATGGCTCTCATGAG TACCATGCAGAGTCCATCGCCAACATCcgagaggcagctgagagcttTGCAACCTCTCCACTCAGCTACAGGCCTGTGGCCATCGCCCTGGACACCAAGGGACCTGAGATACGCACCGGGATCCTGCGGGGG GGCCCAGAGTCGGAGGTGGAGATTGTGAAGGGTTCACAGGTGCTGGTGACTGTGGACCCGGAGTTCCGGACACGGGGCGACGCACGCACAGTGTGGGTGGACTACCCCAATATCGCCCGGGTCGTGGCAGTGGGGGGCCGCATCTACATTGACGACGGCCTCATCTCGTTAGTGGTGCGGAAAATCG GCCCAGAGGGGCTGGTGACCGAAGTGGAACACGGTGGTGTCCTGGGCAGCAGGAAGGGTGTGAACTTGCCAAACGCTGAggtggacctgcctgggctgtcTGAGCAAGATCTCTTGGACCTGCGCTTCGGGGTGGAGCATAATGTGGACATCATCTTCGCCTCCTTTGTACGGAAAGCCAGCGACGTGGCTGCAGTCCGGGCTGCCCTGGGGCCGGAAGGACGGGGCATCAAAATTATCAGCAAAATTGAGAACCATGAAGGCGTGAAGAA GTTTGACGAAATTCTGGAAGTGAGCGATGGCATCATGGTGGCACGGGGTGACCTGGGCATTGAGATCCCAGCCGAGAAGGTTTTCTTGGCTCAGAAGATGATGATCGGACGCTGCAACCTGGCTGGCAAGCCAGTTGTTTGTGCCACGCAG ATGCTGGAGAGCATGATCACTAAGGCTCGACCAACTCGGGCGGAGACAAGCGACGTGGCCAATGCGGTGCTGGATGGGGCTGACTGTATCATGTTGTCTGGAGAGACCGCCAAGGGCAGCTTCCCTGTGGAGGCTGTAAAGATGCAGCACGCG ATTGCCCGCGAGGCAGAGGCTGCTGTGTACCACCGCCAGTTGTTTGAGGAGCTACGCCGGGCAGCGCCCCTGAGCCGTGACCCCACCGAGGTCACCGCGATTGGAGCCGTGGAGGCGGCCTTCAAGTGCTGTGCCGCGGCCATCATTGTGCTAACCACGACTGGCCG ctcagctcagctcctgTCTCGGTACCGACCTCGGGCGGCTGTCATTGCTGTGACTCGCTCCGCCCAGGCTGCCCGACAGGTCCACCTGTCCCGAGGAGTCTTCCCCTTGCTCTACCGTGAGCCGCCAGAGGCCATCTGGGCAGATGATGTGGACCGAAGGGTCCAATTTGGCATCGAAAGTG GAAAGCTCCGGGGCTTCCTCCGTGTCGGTGACCTGGTGATTGTGGTGACAGGCTGGCGACCTGGCTCTGGCTATACCAACATCATGCGGGTGCTGAGCATACCCTGA
- the Pklr gene encoding pyruvate kinase PKLR isoform X1: MDRACTARRPMECKQASVHDPECPSPAGPAGYLRRASVAQLTQELGTAFFQQQQLPAAMADTFLEHLCLLDIDSEPVAARSTSIIATIGPASRSVERLKEMIKAGMNIARLNFSHGSHEYHAESIANIREAAESFATSPLSYRPVAIALDTKGPEIRTGILRGGPESEVEIVKGSQVLVTVDPEFRTRGDARTVWVDYPNIARVVAVGGRIYIDDGLISLVVRKIGPEGLVTEVEHGGVLGSRKGVNLPNAEVDLPGLSEQDLLDLRFGVEHNVDIIFASFVRKASDVAAVRAALGPEGRGIKIISKIENHEGVKKFDEILEVSDGIMVARGDLGIEIPAEKVFLAQKMMIGRCNLAGKPVVCATQMLESMITKARPTRAETSDVANAVLDGADCIMLSGETAKGSFPVEAVKMQHAIAREAEAAVYHRQLFEELRRAAPLSRDPTEVTAIGAVEAAFKCCAAAIIVLTTTGRSAQLLSRYRPRAAVIAVTRSAQAARQVHLSRGVFPLLYREPPEAIWADDVDRRVQFGIESGKLRGFLRVGDLVIVVTGWRPGSGYTNIMRVLSIP; the protein is encoded by the exons ATGGATAGAGCGTGCACGGCCAGGAGACCCATGGAGTGCAAGCAGGCGTCCGTGCACGACCCTGAGTGCCCTTCTCCTGCAGGGCCAGCGGGATACCTCCGGCGGGCGAGCGTGGCCCAGCTGACCCAGGAGCTGGGCACCGCCttcttccagcagcagcagctgcccgCAGCTATGGCAGACACCTTCCTGGAACACCTCTGTCTCCTGGACATCGACTCAGAGCCTGTGGCTGCTCGGAGCACCAGCATCATTGCCACCATTG GGCCAGCATCTCGCTCTGTGGAACGCCTCAAGGAGATGATCAAGGCCGGGATGAACATTGCTCGACTCAACTTCTCCCATGGCTCTCATGAG TACCATGCAGAGTCCATCGCCAACATCcgagaggcagctgagagcttTGCAACCTCTCCACTCAGCTACAGGCCTGTGGCCATCGCCCTGGACACCAAGGGACCTGAGATACGCACCGGGATCCTGCGGGGG GGCCCAGAGTCGGAGGTGGAGATTGTGAAGGGTTCACAGGTGCTGGTGACTGTGGACCCGGAGTTCCGGACACGGGGCGACGCACGCACAGTGTGGGTGGACTACCCCAATATCGCCCGGGTCGTGGCAGTGGGGGGCCGCATCTACATTGACGACGGCCTCATCTCGTTAGTGGTGCGGAAAATCG GCCCAGAGGGGCTGGTGACCGAAGTGGAACACGGTGGTGTCCTGGGCAGCAGGAAGGGTGTGAACTTGCCAAACGCTGAggtggacctgcctgggctgtcTGAGCAAGATCTCTTGGACCTGCGCTTCGGGGTGGAGCATAATGTGGACATCATCTTCGCCTCCTTTGTACGGAAAGCCAGCGACGTGGCTGCAGTCCGGGCTGCCCTGGGGCCGGAAGGACGGGGCATCAAAATTATCAGCAAAATTGAGAACCATGAAGGCGTGAAGAA GTTTGACGAAATTCTGGAAGTGAGCGATGGCATCATGGTGGCACGGGGTGACCTGGGCATTGAGATCCCAGCCGAGAAGGTTTTCTTGGCTCAGAAGATGATGATCGGACGCTGCAACCTGGCTGGCAAGCCAGTTGTTTGTGCCACGCAG ATGCTGGAGAGCATGATCACTAAGGCTCGACCAACTCGGGCGGAGACAAGCGACGTGGCCAATGCGGTGCTGGATGGGGCTGACTGTATCATGTTGTCTGGAGAGACCGCCAAGGGCAGCTTCCCTGTGGAGGCTGTAAAGATGCAGCACGCG ATTGCCCGCGAGGCAGAGGCTGCTGTGTACCACCGCCAGTTGTTTGAGGAGCTACGCCGGGCAGCGCCCCTGAGCCGTGACCCCACCGAGGTCACCGCGATTGGAGCCGTGGAGGCGGCCTTCAAGTGCTGTGCCGCGGCCATCATTGTGCTAACCACGACTGGCCG ctcagctcagctcctgTCTCGGTACCGACCTCGGGCGGCTGTCATTGCTGTGACTCGCTCCGCCCAGGCTGCCCGACAGGTCCACCTGTCCCGAGGAGTCTTCCCCTTGCTCTACCGTGAGCCGCCAGAGGCCATCTGGGCAGATGATGTGGACCGAAGGGTCCAATTTGGCATCGAAAGTG GAAAGCTCCGGGGCTTCCTCCGTGTCGGTGACCTGGTGATTGTGGTGACAGGCTGGCGACCTGGCTCTGGCTATACCAACATCATGCGGGTGCTGAGCATACCCTGA
- the Pklr gene encoding pyruvate kinase PKLR isoform X3: MADTFLEHLCLLDIDSEPVAARSTSIIATIGPASRSVERLKEMIKAGMNIARLNFSHGSHEYHAESIANIREAAESFATSPLSYRPVAIALDTKGPEIRTGILRGGPESEVEIVKGSQVLVTVDPEFRTRGDARTVWVDYPNIARVVAVGGRIYIDDGLISLVVRKIGPEGLVTEVEHGGVLGSRKGVNLPNAEVDLPGLSEQDLLDLRFGVEHNVDIIFASFVRKASDVAAVRAALGPEGRGIKIISKIENHEGVKKFDEILEVSDGIMVARGDLGIEIPAEKVFLAQKMMIGRCNLAGKPVVCATQMLESMITKARPTRAETSDVANAVLDGADCIMLSGETAKGSFPVEAVKMQHAIAREAEAAVYHRQLFEELRRAAPLSRDPTEVTAIGAVEAAFKCCAAAIIVLTTTGRSAQLLSRYRPRAAVIAVTRSAQAARQVHLSRGVFPLLYREPPEAIWADDVDRRVQFGIESGKLRGFLRVGDLVIVVTGWRPGSGYTNIMRVLSIP, translated from the exons ATGGCAGACACCTTCCTGGAACACCTCTGTCTCCTGGACATCGACTCAGAGCCTGTGGCTGCTCGGAGCACCAGCATCATTGCCACCATTG GGCCAGCATCTCGCTCTGTGGAACGCCTCAAGGAGATGATCAAGGCCGGGATGAACATTGCTCGACTCAACTTCTCCCATGGCTCTCATGAG TACCATGCAGAGTCCATCGCCAACATCcgagaggcagctgagagcttTGCAACCTCTCCACTCAGCTACAGGCCTGTGGCCATCGCCCTGGACACCAAGGGACCTGAGATACGCACCGGGATCCTGCGGGGG GGCCCAGAGTCGGAGGTGGAGATTGTGAAGGGTTCACAGGTGCTGGTGACTGTGGACCCGGAGTTCCGGACACGGGGCGACGCACGCACAGTGTGGGTGGACTACCCCAATATCGCCCGGGTCGTGGCAGTGGGGGGCCGCATCTACATTGACGACGGCCTCATCTCGTTAGTGGTGCGGAAAATCG GCCCAGAGGGGCTGGTGACCGAAGTGGAACACGGTGGTGTCCTGGGCAGCAGGAAGGGTGTGAACTTGCCAAACGCTGAggtggacctgcctgggctgtcTGAGCAAGATCTCTTGGACCTGCGCTTCGGGGTGGAGCATAATGTGGACATCATCTTCGCCTCCTTTGTACGGAAAGCCAGCGACGTGGCTGCAGTCCGGGCTGCCCTGGGGCCGGAAGGACGGGGCATCAAAATTATCAGCAAAATTGAGAACCATGAAGGCGTGAAGAA GTTTGACGAAATTCTGGAAGTGAGCGATGGCATCATGGTGGCACGGGGTGACCTGGGCATTGAGATCCCAGCCGAGAAGGTTTTCTTGGCTCAGAAGATGATGATCGGACGCTGCAACCTGGCTGGCAAGCCAGTTGTTTGTGCCACGCAG ATGCTGGAGAGCATGATCACTAAGGCTCGACCAACTCGGGCGGAGACAAGCGACGTGGCCAATGCGGTGCTGGATGGGGCTGACTGTATCATGTTGTCTGGAGAGACCGCCAAGGGCAGCTTCCCTGTGGAGGCTGTAAAGATGCAGCACGCG ATTGCCCGCGAGGCAGAGGCTGCTGTGTACCACCGCCAGTTGTTTGAGGAGCTACGCCGGGCAGCGCCCCTGAGCCGTGACCCCACCGAGGTCACCGCGATTGGAGCCGTGGAGGCGGCCTTCAAGTGCTGTGCCGCGGCCATCATTGTGCTAACCACGACTGGCCG ctcagctcagctcctgTCTCGGTACCGACCTCGGGCGGCTGTCATTGCTGTGACTCGCTCCGCCCAGGCTGCCCGACAGGTCCACCTGTCCCGAGGAGTCTTCCCCTTGCTCTACCGTGAGCCGCCAGAGGCCATCTGGGCAGATGATGTGGACCGAAGGGTCCAATTTGGCATCGAAAGTG GAAAGCTCCGGGGCTTCCTCCGTGTCGGTGACCTGGTGATTGTGGTGACAGGCTGGCGACCTGGCTCTGGCTATACCAACATCATGCGGGTGCTGAGCATACCCTGA